DNA sequence from the Paraburkholderia azotifigens genome:
AACCGCATGCCGAGCTCGCCCAGACTCGGCACGATGCCCTTCGGCACCATCAGGACGAACACGACGAGAATGGCGCCGAGCACAAGGTTGGAGTTGATGGTTTGCTGCGTGCCGATCTGCGTGGTGAGCCACTGGATCGCCACGCATCCGATCACGGGTCCGACCAGCGTCCCGAGCCCGCCGACGATGACCCAGATGATGATCTGCGCGGATTGTGCGAGGCCGAACACAGTGGGACTCGTGAAGGCGCCCCAGTTCGCGAAGAGGCAGCCCGACAGCCCCGCGATGGCCGCACCCAGCACGAAGGTCAGGAGCTTGTAGACACGCGAGTCGTAGCCGAGCAGCAGCAGACGCTGTTCGTTCTCCTTGCTCGCGACGATCACCCGTCCTATCTTGAACGCGAGCAGCACGCGCAGCAGGAAATAGACGCCGAGCAACGCTCCCAGCGACAGTTCGAACAGTCCGCGTGGACCGATGACATCGTCGACATTGCCCGGCGTATTGAGCGGCGCGATGTTGGGAATACCGTTGAAGCCGCCGAGCGCCGCATTGCCGATCTTCCATTCCGGCCCGGCCGTCGAGTTGACCAGGTTGAAAAGAATCAGCGTGACAGTGAGCGTGATCACGCCCATGTACACATCGGAAAGCCGCCCATAGAAGATCAGATAGCCGAGCACCGCCGCAAAGGCCGCAGGCAGCACGATGGCGAGCATGAACGGCACCGTGCTGTCGCCCATATTCGTGACGGCGATCGCATACGTGTAAGCGCCAAGACCGAAGAACGCCGACTGGCCGAAGCAAAGTATGCCGCCAAAGCCCCACACGAAGCCGAGGCTCAGCGCGAGTATCGCCATGACGGCATAGACGGTTGCCTGCACGAGCGCGAAGTCATCGAGCACGCGCGGCAGCACGATCAACATGATCAAGCCGGCGGCCAGCGCGAGTGCCGCGCTCTTCCACGACCGCGAGAAGCGCGAGAGCGCGTCGGCGACGGGCATGGTGCGAGTCGCGTTGACGGGCGTCATCACAATGCCCCCTTGAAGAAGCGGCCTGTGATGCCGCGCGGCAGAAGCCGCAGCATCACGATGGCGCCGACGAGCAGCGCGACCTCGCCGAGCACGGGCGTCGACGCGAATGTGGCGACCTGATTGATCGCGCCGAACAGCATCGACGAGCTGACCAGTCCCGCAACGATCGCCGGGCCGC
Encoded proteins:
- a CDS encoding branched-chain amino acid ABC transporter permease, whose translation is MTPVNATRTMPVADALSRFSRSWKSAALALAAGLIMLIVLPRVLDDFALVQATVYAVMAILALSLGFVWGFGGILCFGQSAFFGLGAYTYAIAVTNMGDSTVPFMLAIVLPAAFAAVLGYLIFYGRLSDVYMGVITLTVTLILFNLVNSTAGPEWKIGNAALGGFNGIPNIAPLNTPGNVDDVIGPRGLFELSLGALLGVYFLLRVLLAFKIGRVIVASKENEQRLLLLGYDSRVYKLLTFVLGAAIAGLSGCLFANWGAFTSPTVFGLAQSAQIIIWVIVGGLGTLVGPVIGCVAIQWLTTQIGTQQTINSNLVLGAILVVFVLMVPKGIVPSLGELGMRLFAAVRRTRRSSGDTRHVAQDDTHSASREEAA